The following proteins come from a genomic window of Coriobacteriia bacterium:
- a CDS encoding CsbD family protein, whose product MSEHKTEDMKGRMKEAVGTVTGDKGLQREGKMDQASAATKKTIDGAADAVKDAISPKK is encoded by the coding sequence ATGAGTGAGCACAAGACCGAGGACATGAAGGGCCGCATGAAGGAGGCCGTTGGAACCGTCACGGGCGACAAGGGTCTACAGCGGGAAGGCAAGATGGACCAGGCCAGTGCTGCGACCAAGAAGACCATCGATGGGGCCGCAGACGCCGTGAAGGATGCTATCAGCCCTAAGAAGTAG
- a CDS encoding YggT family protein gives MSHATAASVNRSQLHTEVRSPIEAVMARVVWFAFGAIEILIAIRFVLTLFGANAEAGFVKFIYAASDVFMAPFNAIFSTDRASGVTFEWSALVAIAVYALIAWGLVALIGVVSPRTHAQTVERVEIDEDVQTR, from the coding sequence ATGTCCCATGCAACCGCTGCTTCAGTCAATCGGAGCCAGCTCCATACCGAAGTCCGATCACCCATCGAGGCGGTGATGGCTCGTGTCGTCTGGTTCGCGTTCGGCGCCATCGAGATACTCATCGCCATCCGGTTCGTCCTTACCCTCTTCGGCGCCAACGCCGAGGCGGGATTCGTGAAGTTCATCTACGCCGCGTCCGACGTATTCATGGCCCCGTTCAACGCGATCTTCAGCACCGACCGTGCGTCCGGTGTGACCTTTGAGTGGAGTGCACTCGTGGCGATCGCCGTCTACGCACTGATCGCTTGGGGTCTCGTCGCCCTGATAGGTGTCGTGAGCCCTCGCACGCACGCGCAGACCGTCGAGCGTGTCGAGATCGACGAGGACGTCCAGACCCGGTAG
- a CDS encoding lmo0937 family membrane protein: protein MLWTIIVVLAVLWLLGFSLNIGGGLIHALIVIALVLLVFNLISGRRTV from the coding sequence ATGTTGTGGACCATCATCGTAGTGTTGGCAGTGCTCTGGCTTCTCGGCTTCAGCTTGAACATCGGCGGTGGGCTGATTCACGCGCTGATCGTCATCGCGCTCGTCTTGCTTGTGTTCAACCTCATCTCGGGTCGTCGCACCGTCTAG